The following proteins come from a genomic window of Maniola jurtina chromosome 15, ilManJurt1.1, whole genome shotgun sequence:
- the LOC123872498 gene encoding tripartite motif-containing protein 2-like isoform X2 — MASMSSTLVETVSINYEDFNESFLTCGTCLCTYDGSEHTPKLLPCSHTVCLHCLTRIAASQTRDAGSFRCPICRELITIPRGGVSALPPSFLVNQLLDLMARQRREVIPQCSSHPGRELLFCETCDCVFCRHCADGPHSDTPCDHTVVPFSIALKRMSEILLYRANECLSKLGSAREAVASELRRLEAAASAADEAIDRHFTELKAALDKRHSELKSAAAAAATHKRKLLEEQLKLIDAEKAKVEAECSGLQQQVEVREVSSRAAALGARLGDAAALAEPRENAFLAVDFAHNNAQQRFAEALAELGRVRTSTTFPGLCTLQLESACVCGLEMVVVLRTVDYHGEARSTGGDPVTAAATLDDAPLPCTVTDLDSGLYRISMRPWSGGAVSVRVLVFSRGVRDSPLRAQVMPAAAPLRVWGARGSGKEQLNQPVAVARCPKRREIYVLDAGNSRVKVLDDETFAFKTHIVNDGLAGRSCTGIAVTAEGVVVVNWRTKTLTEINSEGVTVRTIRSERLVEPVCVAAHAASRRLAVADNGARTVFVFDTHGNIEREIGNGDLGMVGGLALTEDMLVVADVAVRVYDSEGNLQTTLAPIPKGRGGYGGIAVEHTEDGWHIVCARSIRGRPALIVLEADGAGRLLAACELADKKPRRVAGLALLPKKRALLADLAGDCLRLHTYW; from the exons CTCACTTGCGGCACCTGTTTAT GCACTTACGACGGCAGTGAACACACCCCAAAGCTTCTGCCGTGTTCACACACAGTGTGTCTGCACTGTCTCACTCGAATAGCCGCATCTCAAACGAGAGACGCGGGTAGTTTCAGATGTCCCATATGCCGCGAACTGATCACCATTCCCCGTGGCGGAGTGTCGGCCTTACCGCCGTCGTTTCTCGTGAACCAGTTATTAGATTTAATGGCCAGACAGAGGAGGGAAGTGATACCTCAGTGCAGTTCGCATCCGGGCAGGGAGTTGCTCTTCTGCGAGACCTGTGACTGCGTATTCTGCAGACACTGTGCGGACGGGCCCCACAGTGACACACCCTGTGATCATACCGTGGTGCCGTTTTCTATAGCTTTAAAGAGAATGTCGGAAATACTATTGTATAGAGCCAATGAGTGCCTGAGTAAGCTCGGCTCGGCCAGGGAAGCCGTGGCGAGTGAGTTGAGGAGGTTGGAGGCGGCGGCGTCGGCGGCCGATGAAGCGATAGATAGACACTTTACAGAATTAAAGGCTGCCTTGGACAAACGTCACAGCGAACTGAAATCGGCCGCGGCAGCTGCGGCCACGCATAAACGGAAGCTGCTAGAAGAACAGTTGAAATTGATTGATGCTGAGAAAGCAAAG GTAGAGGCTGAATGTTCGGGTCTTCAGCAGCAAGTTGAAGTGAGGGAAGTAAGCAGCCGAGCGGCGGCCTTAGGAGCAAGACTCGGGGACGCGGCCGCGCTCGCCGAGCCCAGAGAGAACGCCTTCTTGGCGGTAGACTTCGCACATAACAACGCTCAGCAGAGGTTTGCTGAGGCTCTTGCAGAGTTAGGCAGAGTTCGCACTAGTACTACCTTCCCTGGCCTATGTACTTTGCAGTTGG AATCTGCATGCGTGTGCGGGCTGGAGATGGTGGTAGTGCTGCGAACGGTGGACTACCACGGCGAGGCGCGCAGCACGGGCGGGGACCCCGTCACGGCCGCCGCCACGCTGGACGACGCGCCGCTGCCGTGCACTGTCACCGACCTCGATTCCGGCCTCTATAG AATCTCAATGCGTCCGTGGAGTGGCGGCGCGGTGTCCGTGCGCGTGCTGGTGTTCTCTCGCGGCGTTCGCGACTCGCCGCTGCGCGCGCAAGTGATGCCCGCTGCAGCGCCGCTGCGCGTGTGGGGCGCCAGGGGCTCCGGCAAGGAACAGCTCAACCAGCCCGTCGCTGTTGCCAG ATGTCCAAAACGCCGGGAAATATACGTTCTTGATGCTGGGAATTCAAGAGTCAAAGTGTTGGATGATGAGACGTTTGCTTTCAAGACGCATATCGTAAATGACG GATTAGCGGGTCGAAGTTGCACGGGCATAGCGGTTACGGCAGAAGGCGTGGTTGTTGTTAATTGGCGGACAAAAACTCTCACCGAG ATAAACAGCGAAGGCGTAACAGTACGCACGATCCGCTCGGAGCGCCTCGTGGAGCCGGTGTGCGTGGCGGCGCACGCGGCGTCGCGGCGCCTCGCCGTCGCGGACAACGGCGCGCGCACCGTGTTCGTGTTCGACACGCACGGCAACATCGAGCGAGAG ATCGGTAACGGCGACCTGGGCATGGTGGGCGGGCTGGCGCTGACGGAGGACATGCTGGTGGTGGCCGACGTGGCCGTCCGGGTCTATGACTCGGAGGGCAACCTGCAGACTACGCTCGCGCCCATACCTAAAG GTCGCGGGGGATACGGTGGTATAGCGGTGGAGCACACGGAAGACGGCTGGCACATCGTGTGCGCGCGCTCCATACGCGGCCGGCCCGCGCTCATCGTGCTGGAGGCGGACGGCGCGGGGAGACTGCTGGCCGCCTGCGAGCTGGCCGACAAGAAGCCGCGGCGGGTGGCCGGCCTCGCCCTGCTGCCGAAAAAGCGCGCTCTGCTGGCAGACCTCGCGGGCGACTGTTTGAGACTGCACACGTATTGGTGA
- the LOC123872498 gene encoding tripartite motif-containing protein 2-like isoform X1 produces MYCCSFLSRLGVGMASMSSTLVETVSINYEDFNESFLTCGTCLCTYDGSEHTPKLLPCSHTVCLHCLTRIAASQTRDAGSFRCPICRELITIPRGGVSALPPSFLVNQLLDLMARQRREVIPQCSSHPGRELLFCETCDCVFCRHCADGPHSDTPCDHTVVPFSIALKRMSEILLYRANECLSKLGSAREAVASELRRLEAAASAADEAIDRHFTELKAALDKRHSELKSAAAAAATHKRKLLEEQLKLIDAEKAKVEAECSGLQQQVEVREVSSRAAALGARLGDAAALAEPRENAFLAVDFAHNNAQQRFAEALAELGRVRTSTTFPGLCTLQLESACVCGLEMVVVLRTVDYHGEARSTGGDPVTAAATLDDAPLPCTVTDLDSGLYRISMRPWSGGAVSVRVLVFSRGVRDSPLRAQVMPAAAPLRVWGARGSGKEQLNQPVAVARCPKRREIYVLDAGNSRVKVLDDETFAFKTHIVNDGLAGRSCTGIAVTAEGVVVVNWRTKTLTEINSEGVTVRTIRSERLVEPVCVAAHAASRRLAVADNGARTVFVFDTHGNIEREIGNGDLGMVGGLALTEDMLVVADVAVRVYDSEGNLQTTLAPIPKGRGGYGGIAVEHTEDGWHIVCARSIRGRPALIVLEADGAGRLLAACELADKKPRRVAGLALLPKKRALLADLAGDCLRLHTYW; encoded by the exons CTCACTTGCGGCACCTGTTTAT GCACTTACGACGGCAGTGAACACACCCCAAAGCTTCTGCCGTGTTCACACACAGTGTGTCTGCACTGTCTCACTCGAATAGCCGCATCTCAAACGAGAGACGCGGGTAGTTTCAGATGTCCCATATGCCGCGAACTGATCACCATTCCCCGTGGCGGAGTGTCGGCCTTACCGCCGTCGTTTCTCGTGAACCAGTTATTAGATTTAATGGCCAGACAGAGGAGGGAAGTGATACCTCAGTGCAGTTCGCATCCGGGCAGGGAGTTGCTCTTCTGCGAGACCTGTGACTGCGTATTCTGCAGACACTGTGCGGACGGGCCCCACAGTGACACACCCTGTGATCATACCGTGGTGCCGTTTTCTATAGCTTTAAAGAGAATGTCGGAAATACTATTGTATAGAGCCAATGAGTGCCTGAGTAAGCTCGGCTCGGCCAGGGAAGCCGTGGCGAGTGAGTTGAGGAGGTTGGAGGCGGCGGCGTCGGCGGCCGATGAAGCGATAGATAGACACTTTACAGAATTAAAGGCTGCCTTGGACAAACGTCACAGCGAACTGAAATCGGCCGCGGCAGCTGCGGCCACGCATAAACGGAAGCTGCTAGAAGAACAGTTGAAATTGATTGATGCTGAGAAAGCAAAG GTAGAGGCTGAATGTTCGGGTCTTCAGCAGCAAGTTGAAGTGAGGGAAGTAAGCAGCCGAGCGGCGGCCTTAGGAGCAAGACTCGGGGACGCGGCCGCGCTCGCCGAGCCCAGAGAGAACGCCTTCTTGGCGGTAGACTTCGCACATAACAACGCTCAGCAGAGGTTTGCTGAGGCTCTTGCAGAGTTAGGCAGAGTTCGCACTAGTACTACCTTCCCTGGCCTATGTACTTTGCAGTTGG AATCTGCATGCGTGTGCGGGCTGGAGATGGTGGTAGTGCTGCGAACGGTGGACTACCACGGCGAGGCGCGCAGCACGGGCGGGGACCCCGTCACGGCCGCCGCCACGCTGGACGACGCGCCGCTGCCGTGCACTGTCACCGACCTCGATTCCGGCCTCTATAG AATCTCAATGCGTCCGTGGAGTGGCGGCGCGGTGTCCGTGCGCGTGCTGGTGTTCTCTCGCGGCGTTCGCGACTCGCCGCTGCGCGCGCAAGTGATGCCCGCTGCAGCGCCGCTGCGCGTGTGGGGCGCCAGGGGCTCCGGCAAGGAACAGCTCAACCAGCCCGTCGCTGTTGCCAG ATGTCCAAAACGCCGGGAAATATACGTTCTTGATGCTGGGAATTCAAGAGTCAAAGTGTTGGATGATGAGACGTTTGCTTTCAAGACGCATATCGTAAATGACG GATTAGCGGGTCGAAGTTGCACGGGCATAGCGGTTACGGCAGAAGGCGTGGTTGTTGTTAATTGGCGGACAAAAACTCTCACCGAG ATAAACAGCGAAGGCGTAACAGTACGCACGATCCGCTCGGAGCGCCTCGTGGAGCCGGTGTGCGTGGCGGCGCACGCGGCGTCGCGGCGCCTCGCCGTCGCGGACAACGGCGCGCGCACCGTGTTCGTGTTCGACACGCACGGCAACATCGAGCGAGAG ATCGGTAACGGCGACCTGGGCATGGTGGGCGGGCTGGCGCTGACGGAGGACATGCTGGTGGTGGCCGACGTGGCCGTCCGGGTCTATGACTCGGAGGGCAACCTGCAGACTACGCTCGCGCCCATACCTAAAG GTCGCGGGGGATACGGTGGTATAGCGGTGGAGCACACGGAAGACGGCTGGCACATCGTGTGCGCGCGCTCCATACGCGGCCGGCCCGCGCTCATCGTGCTGGAGGCGGACGGCGCGGGGAGACTGCTGGCCGCCTGCGAGCTGGCCGACAAGAAGCCGCGGCGGGTGGCCGGCCTCGCCCTGCTGCCGAAAAAGCGCGCTCTGCTGGCAGACCTCGCGGGCGACTGTTTGAGACTGCACACGTATTGGTGA